The Eulemur rufifrons isolate Redbay chromosome 29, OSU_ERuf_1, whole genome shotgun sequence DNA window GCTGGCATTTTTTCAGGTAATTTAAGGTTAGAGAACCATGTTAACACTACCATTTGATGAGTCTGTTGTCATGCCAGAATCCCAGATGTGCAGAAAGTTTTCTAGAGAATGCGAGGACCAGAAGCAAATTAAGAAACCAGAAAGCTTTTCCAAACAGATTGTGCTTCGAGGAAAGAGCATCAAAAGGGCCCCTGGAGAAGAAAccgagaaagaggaagaggaggaagacagggaagaggaagatgaaaatGGGTTGCCCAGAAGGAGGggtcttaggaaaaaaaagaccACCAAGCTCCGACTGGAAAGGGTCAAGTTCAGGAGACAGGAAGCTAATGCACGAGAGAGGAACAGGATGCACGGCCTCAATGACGCTCTGGACAATTTAAGAAAAGTGGTCCCCTGTTATTCTAAAACCCAAAAACTGTCCAAAATAGAAACTTTACGACTGGCCAAAAACTACATCTGGGCACTTTCTGAAATTCTGAGAATCGGCAAGAGACCGGATCTGCTCACATTCGTCCAAAACTTATGCAAAGGTCTTTCCCAGCCAACTACAAACTTGGTGGCAGGCTGCTTGCAGCTCAACGCCAGGAGTTTCCTGATGGGTCAGGGGGGGGAGGCCGGGCATCACACAAGGTCACCCTACTCTACTTTCTACCCACCCTACCACAGCCCTGAGCTCACTACGCCCCCAGGGCACGGGACTCTTGATAATTCCAAGTCCATGAAACCCTACAATTATTGCAGTGCGTATGAATCCTTCTATGAAAGTACTTCCCCTGAGTGTGCCAGCCCTCAGTTTGAAGGTCCCTTAAGTCCTCCCCCAATTAACTATAATGGGATATTTTCCCTGAAGCAAGAAGAAACCTTGGACTATGGCAAAAATTACAATTACGGCATGCATTACTGTGCAGTGCCACCCAGGGGTCCCCTTGGGCAGGGTGCCATGTTCAGGTTGCCCACCGACAGCCACTTCCCTTACGACTTACATCTGCGCAGCCAATCTCTCACCATGCAAGATGAATTAAATGCAGTTTTTCATAattaatgaggaaaatgaaaataaacagtgGTCATTCACCTCCCCCGTCTAATTAAGACAAAGCAGATGCTTGTGGGCTGAGTAATTGGCACAACTCTATCTAAGGTGTTTACTAGTTTCTGAAGTGTGTTTCAACTATTGTGAGAATTTTCTATgtaataataaatctcttttcgtATGagaacttcttttcctttccttttgtctgTAAAGCACTGTGACTGTTTCTACTGAAcggatatttttcttgttttattttcttttaaattcatttaatttgtttaaacaaGGTGGCTAAGAATATACTGTTGAATAAAGACATGCATACAGCATAACTCAGTCTATTTTGGTTGTATGGTAATTATAAAATGCATGTTATTAAAATAAGATGAGTAAAATCATGTGTTTATAATTATTAggaattat harbors:
- the NEUROD6 gene encoding neurogenic differentiation factor 6: MLTLPFDESVVMPESQMCRKFSRECEDQKQIKKPESFSKQIVLRGKSIKRAPGEETEKEEEEEDREEEDENGLPRRRGLRKKKTTKLRLERVKFRRQEANARERNRMHGLNDALDNLRKVVPCYSKTQKLSKIETLRLAKNYIWALSEILRIGKRPDLLTFVQNLCKGLSQPTTNLVAGCLQLNARSFLMGQGGEAGHHTRSPYSTFYPPYHSPELTTPPGHGTLDNSKSMKPYNYCSAYESFYESTSPECASPQFEGPLSPPPINYNGIFSLKQEETLDYGKNYNYGMHYCAVPPRGPLGQGAMFRLPTDSHFPYDLHLRSQSLTMQDELNAVFHN